The Halopseudomonas sabulinigri genome window below encodes:
- a CDS encoding glutaredoxin family protein, with protein sequence MTLLTLYGTSACHLCEAALAELAPLQAGGVQVREQDITEADELMQRYQLRIPVLRREDTGAELDYPFDLNRLLDWLQDVLAEEG encoded by the coding sequence ATGACTCTTCTTACTCTTTACGGTACCAGCGCCTGTCACCTGTGTGAGGCGGCCTTGGCCGAGCTGGCGCCGCTGCAGGCCGGCGGCGTGCAGGTACGCGAGCAGGACATTACCGAAGCGGATGAGCTGATGCAGCGTTACCAGCTGCGTATTCCGGTGCTGCGCCGCGAGGATACCGGCGCCGAGCTGGACTATCCCTTTGACCTCAACCGTCTGCTCGACTGGTTGCAGGATGTACTGGCAGAGGAGGGCTGA
- a CDS encoding YcgN family cysteine cluster protein: protein MAMRVVPFWQRKTLTEMDQQEWESLCDGCGLCCLQKLEDEDEPQVFYYTRIACKLLDHKSCQCSDYPNRQDKVPDCIQLTPGAAADFAWLPPTCGYRLVAEGTDLPPWHHLVCGDRNAVHKAGISLSGQMLAEGSVDDDDWEDHIIFRVG, encoded by the coding sequence ATGGCGATGCGCGTAGTGCCGTTTTGGCAGCGCAAGACGCTGACCGAAATGGATCAGCAGGAATGGGAGTCGCTGTGCGACGGTTGCGGACTGTGTTGTCTGCAGAAGCTGGAGGATGAAGACGAGCCGCAGGTGTTCTACTACACGCGGATCGCGTGCAAGCTGCTGGATCACAAGAGCTGCCAATGCAGTGATTATCCAAACCGGCAGGACAAGGTGCCCGATTGCATCCAGCTCACACCGGGCGCCGCCGCCGACTTTGCCTGGCTGCCACCAACCTGCGGCTACCGCCTGGTTGCCGAAGGCACCGACCTGCCGCCATGGCACCACCTAGTGTGCGGCGATCGCAATGCGGTGCACAAGGCGGGCATCTCACTGTCGGGTCAAATGCTGGCCGAGGGCAGCGTGGATGATGATGACTGGGAAGATCACATCATCTTTCGGGTGGGGTAA
- a CDS encoding MlaA family lipoprotein, whose translation MNKLGLLGLTASLCCSPLYAADDSQNISITTSDGEQLTFPAYTDALSELEIDERDNRYQFERSSLRALNVQDPLEGMNRLTYRFNAEFDRYVYLPVVRGYVWATPSFVRTGVSNVTNNLREIPYLANSLLQLKLERSASTTARLLFNSILGIGGLFDVASAMGLEAQPEDFGQTLGHYGVPPGPYLVIPFLGPSSLRDGTGYAMDWVIDDKVNFMEHRDYMNEQPYTWGLWAIDLRYQTAFRYGALDSPFEYDQVRYLYTKLREFQVAN comes from the coding sequence ATGAATAAGCTAGGCCTGCTCGGCCTGACGGCCAGCCTGTGTTGCAGCCCACTGTATGCGGCGGACGACAGCCAGAACATCTCCATCACCACCAGTGACGGCGAGCAACTGACCTTCCCCGCCTATACCGACGCCCTGAGCGAGCTGGAGATCGACGAGCGCGACAATCGCTATCAGTTTGAACGCTCCAGCCTGCGCGCGCTGAACGTACAGGATCCGCTGGAAGGCATGAACCGCCTGACCTACCGTTTCAACGCCGAGTTTGATCGTTACGTCTACCTGCCCGTGGTGCGCGGGTATGTCTGGGCCACGCCAAGCTTCGTGCGCACCGGTGTCTCCAATGTCACCAACAATTTGCGCGAGATACCTTACCTGGCCAACAGCCTGCTGCAGCTCAAGCTGGAACGTAGCGCCAGCACCACCGCGCGGTTGCTGTTCAACAGCATCCTGGGTATCGGCGGCCTGTTCGACGTTGCCAGCGCCATGGGGCTGGAAGCGCAACCGGAGGACTTTGGTCAGACACTAGGCCACTACGGTGTACCGCCCGGGCCCTATCTGGTGATCCCCTTCCTTGGCCCTTCCAGCCTACGCGACGGTACTGGCTACGCGATGGACTGGGTGATTGACGATAAGGTCAATTTCATGGAGCACCGCGACTACATGAACGAGCAGCCCTATACCTGGGGGCTGTGGGCTATCGACCTGCGTTACCAGACGGCATTCCGTTATGGTGCGCTCGACAGCCCCTTCGAGTACGACCAAGTGCGCTACCTGTACACCAAATTACGTGAGTTTCAGGTAGCGAACTGA